A region of the Deinococcus misasensis DSM 22328 genome:
ATTTTCCGCCCATTGCGGGCCTGATTGACTCCAGAACCGTGATTGGACCCATTGCCCGTTCCCTGAGGGACATTGAACTCACCTTTCGGATTCTGTCCGGTCCAGATGGCCTTGACCACACGGCCCCTCCGGTTCCTCTGGTGGCTGGTCCCGAGAAGCCTCTGGAAAAGCTGAAAGTGCGCTGGTACAGCCACCATCCTGAACATGTTCTGCACCCTGAGATTGAACAAGCCCTTCTGGATGCCGTGCAGAAACTGGAGAAGCAGGGGGTGCAAATCGAACAGTGCAGACCTCCACTTCTGGAACAGGTCATGCCCATCACCCAGCAGTACTGGCAAACGGCCGAATCCCGCAGTGCTGACCTCTGGGATCCATGGGAAAGCACCCCACTGACCGGAGACCAGTTGGGTGCCCTGTACTTTCAATGGGACCACTTCAGACGCACGTGGTTGCGCTGGATGAAGGATGCAGACCTGATCCTCTGCCCGGTTTCCGACTTGCCTGCCCAACCCCACGATGTTCCCTCTGGAAGTGTGGCTTATACAGCCACCTACAGTCTGCTGGGCTGGCCTGCACTCAGTGTTCCTGGGGGATTCACGAAAGAAGGTTTTCCTGTGGGTTTGCAGGTGGTGGGCAAACCCTGGCGGGAAGATCAGGTGTTTCAACTGACCAGAGCCCTCATCCAGCCCTGAAGGTCACTCCATCCAGCTTTTCCAGGTGGCCTCATCGTGCCCGATGGTGACTTTCTGCCCGAAACGCACCAGAGGCAATATCAACAGGTCCGGGTGGTCCTGCACCAGTTCCAGCCAGCGGTCTT
Encoded here:
- a CDS encoding amidase, with the protein product MDLTLLDATELAEGIREGRFTSEAVTLALIEKQQELPHLNAVAFEGHAQALQVARQRDHERAQGTLLGPLHGVPLTVKDWIDVQGLPCAGNMPEHLHRMPSEDASSVRRLKEAGAVVLAKTTVTSDSPVYGRTHHPLNPEYSPTGSSSGEAVLVAAHASPLGLGSDSGGSIRQPAHVCGVYGLKPTSGRVPLTGHFPPIAGLIDSRTVIGPIARSLRDIELTFRILSGPDGLDHTAPPVPLVAGPEKPLEKLKVRWYSHHPEHVLHPEIEQALLDAVQKLEKQGVQIEQCRPPLLEQVMPITQQYWQTAESRSADLWDPWESTPLTGDQLGALYFQWDHFRRTWLRWMKDADLILCPVSDLPAQPHDVPSGSVAYTATYSLLGWPALSVPGGFTKEGFPVGLQVVGKPWREDQVFQLTRALIQP